A single region of the Lotus japonicus ecotype B-129 chromosome 4, LjGifu_v1.2 genome encodes:
- the LOC130712234 gene encoding uncharacterized protein LOC130712234 translates to MDRFTRHCESLKRREVSLDTVWMILFHYTLKDAAEDWLRSQPPNSIRTWEDLAEKFIAKFFPSTRIRKAKQEIYAFKQSKYENLFEAWERFQELLRKCPGHNISAGEQVDKFYSSLREYARGMLDAAANSAFDSLSAHRALEIIDNLATRSSQSDYDRENRESVHEVGTNDDVLASNRKLSQKMDSIVQRLDGRKPSVEDADFDEEVKAMGNPQNNPYSNTYNPGWRNHSNFSRRDQDKSGNSRQDSNQRAYIQDQKPPYSQEQGSGKKSLEEIVGELAQATSKLQVSTDSFINESRNNFKNQEASIKNLENQVGQISKQLSERPPSMFPSNTVPNPRENIFAVTLRSRKVMHEIEKKKNNEKNKSETGNKSESEVISKEKEQSEDRIVKERKVDLESNKFTKVPFPPFPTNIAKRRLEKQFSKFVSMFKKLRVDLPFSEVLEKIPQYAKFMKEILSKKRKLSEENDIVELTEECSAILQKKLPPKRRDPGSFTLPVNFGASKEVRALCDLGASVNLMPLSMFERLNVGELKSTMMMLQLADRSMVTPWGVVEDVLVRVGEFEFPVDFVIIDMDEDSKIPLILGRPFLATSQAKINVGKGTISLRVADEKITFTIFDLKPKQIEKNDPFLVEMMDEWSDEKLKQFFLKEKAGASNKKKKKNTQSDQTEKVYSMSMVVNSEKKEENLGNQAEPVHLESVVANMERKEEKAKGESFIWKPKHKKDEKPPIPFNSKLNNCVHAFEIACKNMVKMCAEFKELGSAMHYGVNPG, encoded by the coding sequence ATGGACAGATTCACCAGACATTGTGAGTCTCTGAAAAGGCGTGAAGTCAGCTTGGATACAGTCTGGATGATTCTTTTTCACTACACTTTGAAGGATGCTGCAGAAGATTGGTTGAGGTCACAACCCCCTAACAGCATTCGAACATGGGAGGACTTGGCGGAAAAATTTATCGCCAAATTCTTTCCATCCACACGCATCAGAAAGGCGAAGCAGGAAATTTATGCATTTAAACAGAGCAAATATGAAAATTTGTTTGAGGCTTGGGAGcggttccaagaacttctgagGAAGTGTCCAGGTCATAATATTTCTGCAGGTGAACAAGTGGACAAATTCTACTCATCATTGCGTGAGTACGCAAGAGGTATGTTGGACGCAGCAGCTAATAGTGCATTTGATTCATTGTCTGCACACAGAGCTCTTGAGATCATCGACAATTTGGCCACTAGATCTTCACAGTCAGATTATGATAGGGAGAACCGGGAAAGTGTGCATGAAGTTGGAACAAATGATGATGTTCTCGCCTCCAACAGGAAGTTGTCACAAAAGATGGATTCCATAGTACAACGTTTGGACGGTCGGAAACCAAGTGTTGAAGATGCTGATTTTGACGAGGAAGTGAAGGCAATGGGTAATCCTCAAAACAACCCTTACTCAAATACCTACAATCCGGGTTGGAGGAATCACTCTAACTTCTCACGGAGAGATCAAGACAAGTCTGGAAATTCGAGGCAGGACTCTAATCAAAGAGCTTATATTCAAGATCAAAAACCTCCGTACTCTCAAGAGCAAGGAAGTGGAAAGAAGAGCCTGGAAGAGATTGTGGGAGAACTGGCACAAGCTACTAGCAAGCTTCAAGTGTCGACAGATAGCTTCATCAATGAATCCAGAAATAACTTTAAGAATCAGGAGGCTTCGATCAAAAATTTGGAGAATCAGGTCGGTCAAATTTCCAAACAATTATCTGAGAGACCTCCAAGTATGTTCCCTAGTAACACTGTGCCTAATCCTAGGGAGAATATTTTTGCTGTTACTCTAAGAAGTAGAAAAGTTATGcatgaaattgaaaagaaaaaaaataatgaaaagaatAAGAGTGAGACTGGGAATAAAAGTGAATCTGAAGTGATAAGTAAGGAAAAAGAACAGAGTGAAGATAGGATagtgaaagagagaaaagtAGATTTAGAAAGTAATAAGTTTACAAAAGTTCCTTTTCCCCCTTTCCCCACTAACATAGCAAAGAGGAGGTTGGAGAAGCAATTCTCCAAGTTCGTTTCTATGTTTAAAAAGTTGCGTGTAGACCTCCCATTCTCTGAAGTTTTAGAAAAGATTCCTCAATATGCCAAGTTCATGAAGGAGATACTTTCTAAGAAAAGGAAGTTGAGTGAAGAGAATGACATCGTTGAGCTTACTGAGGAGTGTAGCGCTATTCTGCAAAAGAAGCTTCCACCTAAACGAAGGGACCCAGGTAGTTTCACTCTACCTGTTAATTTTGGGGCTTCAAAGGAAGTGAGAGCTTTATGTGATTTGGGGGCAAGCGTCAACTTAATGCCCCTATCAATGTTCGAGCGACTTAATGTTGGAGAGCTGAAGTCAACAATGATGATGCTTCAACTAGCAGACCGCTCCATGGTGACTCCTTGGGGAGTTGTTGAAGATGTGCTAGTGAGAGTAGGAGAGTTTGAGTTCCCGGTGGATTTTGTGATAATTGATATGGACGAGGACTCTAAAATACCATTGATTCTGGGAAGACCGTTCCTAGCCACTTCACAAGCGAAAATAAATGTGGGAAAAGGAACAATATCTTTAAGGGTAGCTGATGAGAAAATCACTTTCACCATATTTGACCTGAAGCCAAAGCAAATTGAGAAGAATGATCCATTCTTGGTAGAGATGATGGACGAGTGGAGTGATGAGAAGTTGAAGCAGTTCTTCCTTAAGGAAAAAGCTGGAGCatcaaataagaagaaaaagaaaaacacgcAGAGCGACCAAACTGAGAAAGTCTACTCAATGAGCATGGTTGTCAACTcagagaagaaggaggagaaccTGGGAAATCAAGCTGAACCAGTTCATCTTGAAAGCGTTGTGGCCAACATGGAGCGGAAAGAGGAGAAAGCGAAAGGAGAGTCCTTCATATGGAAGCCAAAACATAAGAAAGATGAGAAACCTCCTATCCCTTTTAACTCCAAATTGAATAACTGTGTTCACGCTTTTGAGATTGCTTGCAAGAACATGGTGAAAATGTGTGCTGAGTTTAAGGAACTTGGAAGTGCAATGCACTATGGGGTAAACCCCGGATAG